The following proteins are co-located in the Syngnathus scovelli strain Florida chromosome 21, RoL_Ssco_1.2, whole genome shotgun sequence genome:
- the zdhhc6 gene encoding palmitoyltransferase ZDHHC6 isoform X1 translates to MNSVVWNSIHEVRRLCHWGPIIALSVIAVCSTVAMLDSIIWYWPLDTTGGSINFIMLLNWTVLILYNYFNAMFVGPGYIPLCWKPDNQEDMQYLQYCKVCQGFKAPRSHHCRKCNRCVMKMDHHCPWINNCCGHQNHAYFTSFLLLAPLGCTHAAAIFIMTMYTQLNERISFGWSTVKIDMSAVRQSQPLVSFSVAAFAATLFALGLALGTTIAVGMLFVIQMKVILQNKTSIESWIEEKAKDRIQHYQTEEEFIFPYDLGSRWLNLKEVFTWSGVPKGDGIVWPVHHKCHQHTLTIEQLKQKADKRVRSQVQYLAVEDYNGACCPMTKGIRTFFRTPCTEEPRIALQRGDTILATRGTKWWMYGDKVLNEEQTRAGERIRGWFPRRCVEKCHYDTAAVESAVDKKAN, encoded by the exons ATGAACTCGGTGGTGTGGAACAGCATCCACGAGGTGCGCCGGTTGTGCCACTGGGGGCCGATCATCGCCTTGTCGGTCATCGCCGTGTGCTCCACCGTGGCCATGCTGGATTCCATCATCTGGTACTGGCCCCTGGACACGACCGGCGGCAGCATCAACTTCATCATGCTCCTCAATTGGACCGTCCTCATCCTCTACAACTACTTCAACGCCATGTTTGTCGGGCCGGGGTACATCCCTCTTTGTTGGAAGCCG GATAATCAAGAGGACATGCAGTACTTGCAGTATTGCAAAGTGTGCCAAGGGTTCAAGGCCCCGAGGTCCCACCACTGCCGCAAGTGTAACAG GTGCGTGATGAAGATGGACCACCACTGCCCCTGGATCAACAACTGCTGTGGCCACCAGAACCACGCCTACTTCACCAGCTTCCTGCTGCTGGCCCCGCTGGGCTGCACGCACGCCGCCGCCATCTTTATCATGACCATGTACACGCAGCTAAACGAGAGG ATTTCATTCGGGTGGAGCACGGTGAAGATCGACATGAGCGCCGTTCGTCAGAGCCAGCCCCTTGTGTCCTTCAGCGTGGCGGCCTTCGCCGCCACACTCTTCGCCTTGGGCCTGGCGCTCGGCACCACCATCGCTGTCGGCATGCTCTTCGTCATACAG ATGAAAGTCATCCTACAAAATAAAACCTCAATAGAGTCCTGGATCGAAGAAAAG GCCAAAGACCGAATACAGCACTACCAAACCGAGGAGGAGTTCATCTTCCCGTACGACCTCGGCAGCCGCTGGCTCAACTTGAAGGAGGTCTTCACGTGGTCGGGGGTGCCCAAAGGAGACGGCATCGTGTGGCCCGTCCACCACAAGTGTCACCAGCACACCTTAACG ATCGAGCAACTCAAGCAGAAGGCCGACAAACGGGTGAGAAGT CAGGTCCAGTATCTGGCGGTGGAGGACTACAATGGCGCCTGCTGCCCCATGACCAAGGGCATCCGAACCTTTTTCCGGACCCCTTGCACAGAGGAGCCCAGGATAGCCCTGCAACGGGGGGACACCATTCTGGCCACCCGCGGGACCAA GTGGTGGATGTACGGAGACAAAGTGTTAAATGAGGAGCAAACAAGAG CGGGGGAGCGCATCCGTGGATGGTTTCCTCGGCGATGCGTGGAGAAGTGCCATTACGACACCGCGGCCGTCGAGAGCGCCGTCGATAAGAAAGCCAACTAA
- the zdhhc6 gene encoding palmitoyltransferase ZDHHC6 isoform X2: MNSVVWNSIHEVRRLCHWGPIIALSVIAVCSTVAMLDSIIWYWPLDTTGGSINFIMLLNWTVLILYNYFNAMFVGPGYIPLCWKPDNQEDMQYLQYCKVCQGFKAPRSHHCRKCNRCVMKMDHHCPWINNCCGHQNHAYFTSFLLLAPLGCTHAAAIFIMTMYTQLNERISFGWSTVKIDMSAVRQSQPLVSFSVAAFAATLFALGLALGTTIAVGMLFVIQMKVILQNKTSIESWIEEKAKDRIQHYQTEEEFIFPYDLGSRWLNLKEVFTWSGVPKGDGIVWPVHHKCHQHTLTIEQLKQKADKRVRSVQYLAVEDYNGACCPMTKGIRTFFRTPCTEEPRIALQRGDTILATRGTKWWMYGDKVLNEEQTRAGERIRGWFPRRCVEKCHYDTAAVESAVDKKAN; this comes from the exons ATGAACTCGGTGGTGTGGAACAGCATCCACGAGGTGCGCCGGTTGTGCCACTGGGGGCCGATCATCGCCTTGTCGGTCATCGCCGTGTGCTCCACCGTGGCCATGCTGGATTCCATCATCTGGTACTGGCCCCTGGACACGACCGGCGGCAGCATCAACTTCATCATGCTCCTCAATTGGACCGTCCTCATCCTCTACAACTACTTCAACGCCATGTTTGTCGGGCCGGGGTACATCCCTCTTTGTTGGAAGCCG GATAATCAAGAGGACATGCAGTACTTGCAGTATTGCAAAGTGTGCCAAGGGTTCAAGGCCCCGAGGTCCCACCACTGCCGCAAGTGTAACAG GTGCGTGATGAAGATGGACCACCACTGCCCCTGGATCAACAACTGCTGTGGCCACCAGAACCACGCCTACTTCACCAGCTTCCTGCTGCTGGCCCCGCTGGGCTGCACGCACGCCGCCGCCATCTTTATCATGACCATGTACACGCAGCTAAACGAGAGG ATTTCATTCGGGTGGAGCACGGTGAAGATCGACATGAGCGCCGTTCGTCAGAGCCAGCCCCTTGTGTCCTTCAGCGTGGCGGCCTTCGCCGCCACACTCTTCGCCTTGGGCCTGGCGCTCGGCACCACCATCGCTGTCGGCATGCTCTTCGTCATACAG ATGAAAGTCATCCTACAAAATAAAACCTCAATAGAGTCCTGGATCGAAGAAAAG GCCAAAGACCGAATACAGCACTACCAAACCGAGGAGGAGTTCATCTTCCCGTACGACCTCGGCAGCCGCTGGCTCAACTTGAAGGAGGTCTTCACGTGGTCGGGGGTGCCCAAAGGAGACGGCATCGTGTGGCCCGTCCACCACAAGTGTCACCAGCACACCTTAACG ATCGAGCAACTCAAGCAGAAGGCCGACAAACGGGTGAGAAGT GTCCAGTATCTGGCGGTGGAGGACTACAATGGCGCCTGCTGCCCCATGACCAAGGGCATCCGAACCTTTTTCCGGACCCCTTGCACAGAGGAGCCCAGGATAGCCCTGCAACGGGGGGACACCATTCTGGCCACCCGCGGGACCAA GTGGTGGATGTACGGAGACAAAGTGTTAAATGAGGAGCAAACAAGAG CGGGGGAGCGCATCCGTGGATGGTTTCCTCGGCGATGCGTGGAGAAGTGCCATTACGACACCGCGGCCGTCGAGAGCGCCGTCGATAAGAAAGCCAACTAA